In one Pseudomonas hydrolytica genomic region, the following are encoded:
- the tatA gene encoding twin-arginine translocase TatA/TatE family subunit gives MGFGGISIWQLLIILLIVVMLFGTKRLKSLGSDLGDAIKGFRKSMDNGEAEKPAVEEPKGQTIDAQARKVEEPAKKD, from the coding sequence ATGGGTTTCGGCGGCATCAGCATCTGGCAACTCCTGATCATCCTGCTCATCGTGGTCATGCTGTTCGGCACCAAGCGCCTGAAGAGCCTGGGCTCGGACCTGGGTGACGCGATCAAGGGCTTCCGCAAATCGATGGACAATGGCGAAGCCGAGAAACCGGCGGTCGAAGAGCCCAAGGGGCAGACCATCGACGCCCAGGCACGCAAGGTCGAAGAGCCGGCGAAGAAAGACTGA
- a CDS encoding phosphoribosyl-ATP diphosphatase produces MSDTLSRLAEVLEARKGAAPDSSYVASLYHKGLNKILEKVGEESVETILAAKDAAASGDCKDLIYETADLWFHSLVMLAALGQHPQAVLDELDRRFGLSGHAEKAARPQSE; encoded by the coding sequence ATGAGTGACACCCTGAGCCGCCTGGCCGAGGTACTGGAAGCGCGCAAGGGTGCAGCGCCCGACAGCTCCTACGTCGCCAGCCTGTATCACAAGGGCCTGAACAAGATTCTGGAAAAGGTCGGTGAGGAATCGGTGGAAACCATCCTCGCCGCCAAGGACGCCGCCGCCAGCGGCGACTGCAAGGACCTGATCTACGAAACCGCCGACCTGTGGTTCCACAGCCTGGTCATGCTCGCCGCCCTCGGCCAGCATCCGCAGGCCGTGCTGGACGAACTGGATCGCCGTTTCGGCCTCTCCGGCCACGCGGAAAAAGCCGCGCGACCGCAATCGGAATAA
- the hisI gene encoding phosphoribosyl-AMP cyclohydrolase, translating to MNDWLDEIHWNEDGLVPAIAQDHQTGRILMMAWMNRESLALTVSEQRAIYWSRSRGKLWRKGEESGHVQKLHELRLDCDADVIVLMVEQLGGIACHTGRESCFYRVYENGGWKTVDAVLKDPHAIYAGHSHE from the coding sequence ATGAACGATTGGCTCGACGAAATCCACTGGAACGAAGACGGCCTAGTGCCGGCCATCGCCCAGGATCACCAGACCGGCCGCATCCTGATGATGGCCTGGATGAACCGTGAATCCCTCGCCCTCACCGTCAGCGAACAGCGCGCCATCTACTGGTCACGCTCGCGTGGCAAGCTGTGGCGCAAGGGCGAGGAGTCCGGCCATGTGCAGAAGCTGCACGAGCTGCGTCTGGACTGCGATGCCGACGTGATCGTGCTGATGGTCGAGCAGCTCGGCGGCATCGCCTGCCACACCGGGCGCGAGAGCTGCTTCTATCGCGTGTACGAGAATGGCGGCTGGAAAACCGTCGACGCCGTGCTGAAAGATCCGCACGCCATCTATGCAGGACACAGCCATGAGTGA